In a genomic window of Occallatibacter riparius:
- a CDS encoding GGDEF domain-containing response regulator, with the protein MPQTLKTTYLLASNEPALLANVERVLASSGAEVRIVLSPEAALEAMIGPHAPAAAWIDARLPELDLGRFLATARAEAGGRCPIVLFSDTISDEVKSRLEEGVLNDVLPTTITAGQLAVRLDMLLRADRRERELDHLRDEMARDDRTDRLTGVHSREAILAALFRETDRVQRMKTSLCAILFDIDDFGHWNTELGSAPCDQLLVDVAKRVARLLRSYDLLGRVGKDEFLAGLPGCTVVNAVLLAERIRDEVFGLPFTAGGRAVRLSACFGIAPSNGRSPVVVLREAEEALRLARASGPETIQCAAGLPQASPAPTAFLATDDKFCW; encoded by the coding sequence TCGCATAGTCCTGTCGCCTGAAGCTGCGCTTGAAGCGATGATCGGCCCGCACGCGCCCGCCGCTGCGTGGATTGACGCGCGCCTGCCGGAGCTGGATCTGGGACGTTTCCTCGCCACGGCCCGCGCAGAGGCGGGCGGCCGATGCCCCATCGTCCTGTTTTCGGACACAATCTCTGACGAAGTTAAGAGCCGTCTTGAGGAAGGGGTGCTCAACGACGTTCTGCCCACCACGATTACCGCAGGCCAGCTCGCTGTGCGCCTCGATATGCTTCTGCGTGCGGATCGGCGCGAGCGCGAACTCGATCACCTCCGTGACGAGATGGCACGCGATGACCGCACCGACCGGCTCACCGGTGTCCATTCCCGCGAGGCCATACTGGCCGCGCTCTTCCGCGAAACAGATCGCGTGCAGCGCATGAAGACTTCGCTTTGCGCGATCCTCTTCGATATCGACGACTTCGGCCACTGGAACACCGAGCTTGGCAGCGCCCCGTGCGACCAGCTCCTTGTTGACGTGGCGAAGCGCGTCGCTCGCCTTCTGCGCAGCTACGACCTGCTCGGCCGCGTCGGGAAGGATGAGTTCCTCGCCGGCCTGCCGGGCTGCACTGTGGTCAACGCTGTCCTGCTTGCCGAGCGCATCCGCGACGAGGTCTTCGGCCTCCCCTTCACCGCCGGCGGCAGAGCGGTCCGCCTCAGCGCATGCTTCGGCATCGCTCCGAGCAACGGCCGTTCGCCTGTCGTGGTTTTGCGGGAAGCGGAAGAAGCGCTGCGCCTGGCGCGGGCTAGCGGTCCAGAGACCATCCAATGCGCCGCCGGCCTTCCCCAGGCGTCACCTGCCCCAACCGCCTTTCTGGCGACGGACGATAAGTTCTGCTGGTAG